Genomic window ([Empedobacter] haloabium):
GTGACTTCCTGCGCGAAGGCTGGCAGCACGGCCGGCATCGCGGCGGTCAGAGCGATCAGACGCTTATGCATCCGGGAGAGTTTCATCATTTGCCTTCCTGAGTTTAAAGAAAAAGGTATACAACGTCGTCTCCGCTCTTGTGCCGGGTGCGGTCCTGCCGCGCGCTGCTTGTGGCCGCGCCGTGTCGCCCATGTCTCGTGGTGCGCACGCTCCGATATTCTGGCTTGCTGTGTTCCGTACTGCTGCAGCTGGCTTTGATCCAGATATGAAAAAGCCGCGTATCAAACGCGGCTTTCGAATTCTGGCTCCCCGACCTGGACTCGAACCAGGGACCTGCGGATTAACAGTCCGTCGCTCTACCGACTGAGCTATCAGGGAAAAGAGGCCGCATTATATACGGCGATCGGCCAGTCAACAATAGTCTTTTTTCATTTCGTTGTCACATTTGCCGGAACAGGTGGGCGTACAGGGGGCTGACCCGCACTTTCTCGGGCCGGCCGCGCAGCTGCAGCGTCAGTTTGCCCAGCTCGTCGCGCTGGGCCGCCAGCACGGCGGCCGAGTTGACGATGGTGCCGCGGTGCACCTGCCAGAAGCACGTCTCGTCCAGCTGCGCCAGCAGTTCCTTCAGGCTGGTGCGGATCAGCGCCTCGCCGTCGCATGTGACCACGTTGACGTATTTGTCCAGCGCCTCGAAATACAGCACGTCGCCGATCGGAATCATCCTGACCTGGTTGCCGACGGCGGCGCGGATCAGCGACAGGCGTTCCGGCCGGGCCGCCGGCGCCGTCGCCGGCACCAGTGCGCGCAGCTGCTCGAGCAACGCGTCCATGCCACCACCCGCCGGCCGCGTGCCCAGACGCTCCTTCAGGCGCCGCACGGTGCGCGCCAGGCGCTCGTCGCTGACGGGTTTGAGCACGTAATCGGCCGCCGCGTTGTCGAAGGCCTGCACGGCGTAGTCGTCGTAGGCCGTCACGAACACCACCTGCGGAAACGGCTTCGATCCGGGCCACTGCTCGGCCAGTTCCTCGGCCGCCTCCAGCCCAGTCTTGCCGGGCATCTTAATGTCGAGGAACAGCACGTCCGGCTGCAATGCCAGCGCGCGCTCCAGCGCGGCCTGGCCGTGGCCGACGCTGGCCACGATCGCAAGTTCGGGCCACAGGCGGCCTAGCGTTGCGGCCAGCGTGGCGGCCAAAATCGGTTCGTCTTCGGCGATCAGCGCCGTGGTCTTGTCGTTCATGCGTTCACTCATGGTTGGTCGATCGGCAGCACGATGCTGGCGATGGCGCCGCCACCGGGGTTGGCGGCCAGGGTCACGTCGGCACGCGCGCCAAACAACGCCTTGACGCGCTCGCGCGTGTTGGCCAGCCCCACGTTGGTGCCCTCTTTGCCCGGACCCGCATCCGGGCCGCGGCCGTCGTCCGTCACGCTCAGCACCAGCCGGTCGCCGTCGCGCCGCGCCGCCACTGTCACGTGGCCGCCGGCGATGGTCGGTTCCAGCCCGTGTGCGATGGCATTTTCCACCAGCGGCTGCAGCAGCATGGGCGGGATGCGCTGGCCGCGCAGCGCCTCCGGCAGGTCGAACGAATACGTGAGCCGCTCGCCCATGCGCACCGCCATCAGGCCCAGGTAGGCCTCCTGCAGCGCGAACTCCTGGGCCAGCGTGGTGGTTTCGGCGCGCGAGGACGACAGCGTGCCGCGCAGGAACTGGATCAGCTGGTCCAGCATGCGCTGCGCCCGCGCCGGATCGAGCGCGATCAGGCCCTGCAGGTTGGCCAGCGTATTGAACAGCATGTGCGGCTCGATCTGGGCCTGCAACAGCTGCAACTGCGCTTGCAAGGCCTGGCGCTCGATGGCTTCGGCGCGGGCCTTTTCCTGCGCGGCGGCGGCCTGGGCGCGGATCAGCCGGTCACGGCTGGTGTAGTACAGGCTGGCGCCGCCGGTGGTCAGCAGCGTAAACAGCAGCATGCCGCTGGTGCGCGTCGTGCCGAGCGTATGCAGCTCGCGCAGCTCCATGCCCAGCAGCAGGCCGGCCAGGCGTGCGCCCAGAACCTGCCCGGCCACCACGCCCACGCCGACCAGCGCCGCGAAGGCCAACCAGTGCGGCCGGCGCTCGTCGCGCCAGACCCACAGGCGCACGCCGTCGATGATGCTGAACGCGATGCTGCCGATGCAGGCGGAAATCGCGAGGTTCCTCAGGAACTGGCTGCCGTTGCCGAACGCATAGGTAATGATCAAAGCACAGATGACGATCAGCACGGCCAGCGCGGCGGCGTCGAGGGCCAGCCGGCGCCACGGAAAAGGGCGTGGCGTGGCGGCAGGAGCGGCAATGGCGGAATCGGTCATGGCGTCGTGGCTGATAAACAGATAACGCATTCTGGCCTTGCCCCGGCGTTCTGGCAACGCCGCGGCGACGAAACGGCCGTACCCAGGCGTGGAGCTGTCCCCACGCGGCGCGAACCGGTGGAGGCGACCGTTGTGCGCGCGCAAATGCCACCCGGGTTTGATCTGCCGCAGTCAACCGCGGCGGCGGATGCCTATCATCGATCGGGTCACCGCCCTGTCGAGGCCCAGCCATGCACCCTACCCCATCCGTCCAGACCGAGTCCGCCGCGACCCGGGACGGCGCTGCCCCGCACTTCAGCTATTCCGTCAAGTTCGTCTGCGGCTTGCAACCGGAAGCGTGCGGCTGCACACCCGTGCGCCCCGGCCGCTACGCCACCCAGATCAGCATCCACAACCAGTCGTCCGAGTCCGTCACCGTGCGCAAGCGGCTGATTCCCGTGGTCCTGGGCGGCGCGCCGCTGGGGCGGGAGCCGGGCTTCGGCAGCAGCCGCGCCGAGGACAGCATCGAGCTGCCGCCGCACACGGCCACGCTGGACGACTGCTGCCGCATCGCCGAGCTGCTGTTCGGCGCCGCCGGCAGCGCGCTGACGATCGGCCTGATGGAAATCACCGTGCCGCGTGACGTCAGCGTTACCGCCATCTACACCACCGACCGGGCCATCGACGTCATGCCCGTCGCCGGCATCCAGGCCTGACAGGAGAGCATCATGTCCCACATCACCGGTATCGTGCAGGTCCTGGGCGCCCCCGCCGCGATCGGCCCCGACACGGGCGCCCCACCCACGTCGCCCGGCGTCTGGGAACTCGCGTTCGCCCACACGCCCGCACCCGGCGGCACCAAGCTCGTCATGCTGCATTTCCAGAACGTCAGCCTGCCCGGCAGCAACCGGCTGGAAGTGGACCTGGGCTACGACACGGACGTGTTCACGGCAGCGGACGGCGCGGCGTTCTGGACCCGTCCCGTCAACGTCAATGCCTTTGGCGGCGGTACGATCCCCGTGCGCTACGTCGAGGTCGGCGGGGCCGGCGGCAGCGCCGAGATCGACCGCTACGGCCGCGGCGAGCGGCACGACGGCGGACCGGGCCACCCGTCGTTCTCCAACAGCGATCCGTTCCTGCCCGATCCGGTCTACACGGAACCGACCTACGATCCGTTCTGGTTCTGCAGCCCGCCGCCGAACTGGGAAAACGTGCGCTGCATCCCGGCCGCCGACCTGCGCGCCCAGGTCGCCCGCAGCGTCGGCATGATCGTCTCGATCCACCCGCCCGATACGTACTCGCCGGTGGAATATGTCTCCACCTGCACCGTGACCCTGGTGGACGCGGACAAGGTGATCTCGGCGGGTCACTGCCACGCGCCGGCCGAGGCGCTGACGAGCTCCGTCACCTTCGACTACGAGACCGATTGCGCCGGCAACCGGCTGGCCGGCTACAACGCCATGTTCCACAAGGTGGCAGCGGCGCTGCAGCAGCGCTATGACTCGGGCTACGACTACAGCCTGCTGCAGCTGAAGACGGCGCCGCCCGGCATCGCGCCGATCCAGCTGCGGCACGACCTGCCGGACGTGGGCGAGCAGGTGTTCGGCATCCATCACCCGAATGGCGCGGTGAAGAAGATCTCGCTGCCGCATGCGTCGTTCGCCACCGTCACGGCCAGGAATGCAATGGGCGTGCGCGTGCCCACCACGTTCCACGTCAGCGGCGGCAGCTCCGGCTCGGGGCTGTTCGACGCCGCCGGCCGCATCGTCGGCGTGCTGTCGAACGGGGCGCCCTGCGCCGGCTCCCAGCTGCTGTACTTCCCCACCGCGACGATCCTGACGGAGATCGCGCCGGCGCCGCCGCCACCGGTCACGCGCGACGTCGTTTTGGTCATCGACCGCTCCGGCAGCATGGACGAGCCGGACGGCACCGGGCGCCGCAAGATCGACGCGGCCAAGGACGCCGTCTCGCTGTTCGTCCAGCTGGTACAGGCCGACACGGGCAACCGCGTCGGCCTGGTCTCGTTCAGCAGCACGGCGGGCGCGCCCACCTTCGCCATCGCCGCCGTCACCGGCGCGAACAAGAACACGCTGATCGGCGGCCCGCCGTATGCGGGCGGCGTGGTCGGCAGCCTGACACCGGGCGGCGCCACCAGCATCGGCGGCGGCCTGGATGCGGCGCGCGGCCAGTTCCCGATGCCGGGCGCGAATCCGCGTGCCATCCTGCTGCTGACGGATGGCCTGCAGAACCGGGCACCGTCGATCGAATCGGTAGAGCCGGCGCTGGAGGGCATCGCCGTGCACGCGATCGGCCTCGGTTCCGACTCTAACCTGGACAGCATGCTGCTCAGCACCCTGGCGGGCGCGCACGGCGGCCTGTATACCCGCGCCAGCGGCGGACTGGCGCTGCTGAAGTTCTTCTCGCAGGCGTTCGGCAATATCTTCGAAGCGGGCGTGCTGCTCGATCCCGAGCGCGACCTGCCGGCCAACCAGGATGCGCCGCCACTGTCGCTGCGCGTCTGCGGCGAGGAAAGGCTGACGGCCGTGGTGGGCTGGGACCGCATGGATGCGTCCCTGCTGGTGCGCCTGCGCACGCCGGCCGGCAATGTGGTGCCAATGGGTGCGCCCGGCGTCGAGAGCTCGATGGGGCGCAACTGGGTCTACCTGCGTGTGCCGCTGCCGCAGGGAGCGGAGCGCGACGGCGTGTGGCAGGTGGAAGTGCTGCGGCCGGGCGGCAGCGAGTTTCCGCCGCCCGCGCCGGCGCTGCGCTACTTCGTCTCCGTCATCCCGGCCGGCGGCCCGCGCCTGCTGCGCGAGCCCGAGGAATATGAACGCAACCGTGCCTACACGGGCGACGACCTCTCGCCGCTGCTGCGGCTGCGCCAGGCCAACGGCGACTGGCCGCATCACGTCGCGATGACCTTGACCGTGTCGCGTCCCGATGCCGGCATCGGCAACCTGCTGAGCGAGCATGGGCTGGGGCCGGAGCAGGTCGTCAATGGCGACGTCCTGCCGGCACGCCAGGCCACGCTGCAGGCCATTGAGGCCAACGGCCCCGCCATCCGCTACATCGACGAGCAGTTCATCCTGAAGGAAGACGCGGCCAACACCCGCGGCGCCTTCGAAGCCGCCGGCTCGCTGGGCATCGCCCTGCCGGACTACCTGCGCATGGAGGGCAACTATACCTTCCACGCCCGTGCCACCTACGGTGAATGCGACGGCATGCGCGAACTGGTGTGGACGATGCACGTGGACGTCGGCATCGATGGCGGCCGCACTTTGGTCAGCACGGAACCGCTGGGCGCGGACGCGGACGGGCGCGATTGCCTGCGCCTGACCTTCACGCCGCGCGACCGCTACGGCAACCGCTTCGGTCCGGGCCGGGCGGCGGACATGACGGTGGCGCCCCGCACCGGCACGGTGCTGACGAGTCCCGTCACGGACCTCGGCAACGGCAGCTACCGGGTCGACCTGTGCTGGGACCTGGCCGCGGGCGAGCCGCCCGGCATCACGATCGGCCAGCCGGGCCGTCCACCGGTCGTGGTGGGTCCGGCCGAAAGGCGCCTGTACGTGTACAGCGTGACCTTCGTCTGCGGTGAGCAGCGCGACAACTGCTGCGGCTGCACGCCGGTACGGCCCGGCAGCTATGGCACCGAGATCAACATCCACAACGTCGGCAACACGGCGGCGCCGGTGCTCAAGCGCATCATCCCCCTGGTGTTCGCGGGCGCCGTGATCGGCCGGGAGCCACAGGTCGCGACGGTGAAGACGGCGGCCGTCATCACGCTGCCGCCGCATGCCGCCACGATGGACGACTGCTGCCGGCTGCAGGAAATGCTGCTGGGCGCGGCGGTGGATACGGTGGCGCTGACGACGGGTGTGCTGGAGATTATCAGCACCGTGGAGCTGGCGGTGACGGCGGTCTACACGCGTGAGGATGGCGCCATCGACGTGCGGGCGATCGCGCCGCGGCGGCTATGACAGGCACCGGTGACAGGCTCCCATCCGTGCGCCGCCCGGCGCGCGGATAGGTGCCCGTCACCTCGGGTTTCGAGGGGGCGCCAAGGCAGCCCCCGCCAGCGCAACCGTCAGCCCAGGCGCCTGCGGCTGGCGAAGCCCACGGCGGCCAGGCCCAGGCCCAGCATCAGGTAGGTAGCCGGCTCTGGGACGGAAGGCGCGATGGACCACGTGCCCTGGTTGCTGTACACCCAAGCGTTCCCCGTCGTATCAAGGATGATGTCATGGGCTTCGTTCGGCGCGAAGAAAATGAAATTTTCCGAGAGCGATTGAATGTTCTGCGTGTACTGCGTGTAGTCCAGAGAATCGCTGGCGTTAAAGAACCAACCAGTCACGTTCCTTTCCGCGTCGAAAGTGAATTGATTCAACAGTCCGTTGCCGGCCGCGGAACTCAGCTTGATTCCCCCGTAGCTGACGTCCCAGGATTTGAAGGTGTAGGTGTCATACGCGGCACCCGGCGAATTTTCGAAATCGAATTCAAAGTGCGCCACGACATGCGTCGGTGCGCTGTTGATGTCATCGCGCTCGGTGATGTTGCCGGTGTACGTGTACACGGCAGCCTGTGCAGAACAGACCGATACGAGCGCCAGCGCGACGGCGGAGACAGCGGAGCGAAGTTTCATGACCACCCTTATTAAAAAATTAGCAAAACTTGAGTGTATGAAATAACTTTCGTTTACTCAACAACAATCGCGGTAACTGCTGAGTTAGCGGCTTCCCGTAGCAAAAACACCACAGACGCGAACGTCACAATTCCGCGTTGATCCTGATAGCGCTATCAACGAAAAGGCTTCCACCGTAGGGAAGCTGCATGAAATCGGCCGCATTCCACCGCTTGCACTCGTCGCGTGCTGCACCGCATCGTCGATAAACGCTTTACAAATCCACACGCATGTTGAAAACTACAGCGATACTGATAGCGCTATCTGCACCACGACGACGATCGGGGCAGCCAGGCGCAGCATGCCACATCGCCCGTTCCGGCCAGGCCCGCCATCCGAGCCCAGGCCACATAAAAATGGAGACATCATGCGTACACCGTTCCGCCCCACCCTGATCCGCCTCGCCATCGCCGGCGCGTTCGCCCTTCCCGGCATCGACGCAACCGCGCAGCTGATCGCCCTCGCGCCAAGCGAAGCCGAACCCGTGGCGCCAGCGGCCCAAAGCGGCGCCGCACAGGCCACGCCATCCGCCGACGCGGCGGCGTCCACACCCGTCGCTGCCGCCACCGCCCAGGCGGTCGTCACGTCCGGCGCCTCCGCCGAACCGGAAAGTCCGACATCCGTCGTACGCATCTCCGGCTCACGCATCGTCGCCCGCGGCTTCACCCAGCCCACGCCGACGACCAGCCTGACCACCGCCGACCTGGAAAAGGCCGCCAAGCCAAACCTGTTCAACACGCTGGCCGAACTGCCGGCGCTGCAAGGCAGCACGGGCCGCACCACCAGCACCAACAGCACCAGCAGCGGTATCCAGGGCCTGTCGTCCCTCAGCCTGCGCGGCCTGGGCACGATCCGCACCCTGACCTTGCTGGACGGCCAGCGCGTGGTCGGCGCCAATGTCACCGGCGTGACGGACGTCAGCCAGTTCCCGCAACTGCTGGTCAAGCGCGTCGATGTGGTGACGGGCGGCGCCTCCGCCTCGTATGGTTCGGACGCCGTCGGCGGCGTCGTCAACTTCGTCACCGACAAGAAGTTCACCGGCTTCAAGGCCAACGTCCAGGGCGGCATGACGAAGTACAGCGACGACAAGGGCGGCACCTTGCAAGCGGCTTGGGGCCGCGGTTTCCTGGACGACCGCCTGCACGTGGCGGTCAGCGGCGAGTTCACCAAGGAGAACGGCATCGATTCGCCCGGCTTCGGCGAGGTGGGACCGAACGGCCGCACCTGGTACAAGAACCCCGCTTACTCCGTGCGGCCGCTGGCGCAGACGAACGACGGGCTGCCGCAATACCGCGTCATCGAACACGCGCAGCAGTACCAGTACGCGAAATATGGCCTGATCACCAGCGGCCCGCTGCAGGGCACCGCGTTCGGCCCGGGCGGGGTGCCGTTTCCGTTCCAGTACGGCTCGAACGGCGTGCCGGACGGCCGCGGCGGCGTGACGGGCTGCGTCAACCCGTTCTGCATCGGCGGCGACCTCTCGGGCAGCGTGGGCGCCGGCACCAACCTGGCGATGAACTTCAAGCGCCAGGTGGCATACACGCGCATGTCGTGGGACCTGACACCGGACCACGAGATCTACTTCACGGCCAACTACGCCCAGGTGGCCTCGCACTTCTCGCCCAACCCGGGCGCCGCGAAGAACGGTAACCTGACGATCCAGTGCTCGAACCCGTTCCTGCCCGCCTCCATCGTGGCCGCCTGCGCGCAGAACAACATCACCAGCTTCGCCTACGGCACCGCCAACGCCATCTTCCCGGCCAATATCAACGTGCACCCGACGCGCACGCAGCGCCGCTTCGTGCTGGGCGCGGACGGCAAATTCCAGCTGCTGGGCCGCGAATGGTCGTACGACGCCTACGTGACGCATGGCGAGAACAAGACCAATATCGACGTGCACGACATCACCTTGAACGCGCGCTACAACGCCGCCATCGACGCCGTGCGCGGCCCGGACGGGCGGATCGTCTGCCGTAATCCGGTTGCGGCGGCATCGGGTTGCGTGCCGCTCAACATCATCGGCGACAATCCGGTCGACCCGGCCGCATGGGCCTATATCGCGCCGGCGCAAGGGCCGCGCCAGCGCACCACGCAAAGCCAGGACGTGGCCAGCTTCAACCTGAACGGCGAACTGTTCGAAGGCTGGGCCGGTCCCGTCTCGCTGGCGACAGGTGCCGAATACCGCCGTGAAAAATACCGCGTGCGTGGCGACGCCTACGGTGCCGGCGTGTCGCCCGACTCGCCCAACAACGCGTTCTATCCAGCCGACCCGCTGCTCAACACCACGGTCGGCAACAACTGGTACGCCGGGAATTACCACAACGGCCAAGGCTCGTACAACGTGCGCGAAGCCTACGTGGAACTGAACATCCCCATCCTGAAATCGGCCATCTGGGGCGAGGCCAACCTCAACCTGGCCGACCGCGAGACCAAGTACAGCACCGCCGGCAGCGTGGGCAGCTGGAAGCTGGGCGCCAGCTGGCAGACGCCGATCGACGGCCTGCGCCTGCGCGGCGTGACCTCGAAGGACGTGCGCGCGCCCAACCTCTCCGAGCTGTTCGCCGCACCGGTCGTCGTCAACAACATCGTGCAATACCAGGGCAACACGATCACTGTGCAGGAGCGCACCGTCGGCAATACCGCGCTGCGGCCGGAGATCGCGCGCAACAACTCGTTCGGCATCGTATTGAACCAGCCGAAGTGGGCGCCCGGCTTTTCCATCTCGGCCGACTACTTCGACATCAAGGTGCGCGGCGTGATCTCGGCGCTGACGATCCAGCAGGAAGTGGACCTGTGCGTGGCGGGCAACCAGGAGATCTGTTCGGCGATGGTGCTGAACAGCCCCGGCAACAACTACGTCACGGTGCAGAACTTCAACCTCGCTTCGCTGCACACCAAGGGCGTGGACATCGAGACGGCCTACCGCACCAATCTCGACAAATTCGGCCTGCCCGGCCGCTTCACGTTCCGCGCGCTGGGGACCCGCATGCTGCACTTCATCACCGACTCCGGCGTGGTCGGCACGATCCCGGTGGACGGCGCCGGTTCCAATATGGGCAATACGCCGAAGTGGAAAGTGCTGGCGCAGCAGACCTGGGAGCACGACAAGCTGTCGCTGTCGCTGACGGAACGCTGGATCAGCGACGGTACCTATCGCAACGACTTCATCGAATGCCAGAGCAACTGCCCTGTCTCCACGCTGATCCACCCGACCATCCACAGCAACCGGATGAAGGGCGCCACCTACCTGGACATCGGCGGCAGCTGGAACTTCAGCAAGCAGCTG
Coding sequences:
- a CDS encoding TonB-dependent receptor, producing MRTPFRPTLIRLAIAGAFALPGIDATAQLIALAPSEAEPVAPAAQSGAAQATPSADAAASTPVAAATAQAVVTSGASAEPESPTSVVRISGSRIVARGFTQPTPTTSLTTADLEKAAKPNLFNTLAELPALQGSTGRTTSTNSTSSGIQGLSSLSLRGLGTIRTLTLLDGQRVVGANVTGVTDVSQFPQLLVKRVDVVTGGASASYGSDAVGGVVNFVTDKKFTGFKANVQGGMTKYSDDKGGTLQAAWGRGFLDDRLHVAVSGEFTKENGIDSPGFGEVGPNGRTWYKNPAYSVRPLAQTNDGLPQYRVIEHAQQYQYAKYGLITSGPLQGTAFGPGGVPFPFQYGSNGVPDGRGGVTGCVNPFCIGGDLSGSVGAGTNLAMNFKRQVAYTRMSWDLTPDHEIYFTANYAQVASHFSPNPGAAKNGNLTIQCSNPFLPASIVAACAQNNITSFAYGTANAIFPANINVHPTRTQRRFVLGADGKFQLLGREWSYDAYVTHGENKTNIDVHDITLNARYNAAIDAVRGPDGRIVCRNPVAAASGCVPLNIIGDNPVDPAAWAYIAPAQGPRQRTTQSQDVASFNLNGELFEGWAGPVSLATGAEYRREKYRVRGDAYGAGVSPDSPNNAFYPADPLLNTTVGNNWYAGNYHNGQGSYNVREAYVELNIPILKSAIWGEANLNLADRETKYSTAGSVGSWKLGASWQTPIDGLRLRGVTSKDVRAPNLSELFAAPVVVNNIVQYQGNTITVQERTVGNTALRPEIARNNSFGIVLNQPKWAPGFSISADYFDIKVRGVISALTIQQEVDLCVAGNQEICSAMVLNSPGNNYVTVQNFNLASLHTKGVDIETAYRTNLDKFGLPGRFTFRALGTRMLHFITDSGVVGTIPVDGAGSNMGNTPKWKVLAQQTWEHDKLSLSLTERWISDGTYRNDFIECQSNCPVSTLIHPTIHSNRMKGATYLDIGGSWNFSKQLQAYFKIDNVTDRDPEPAPQTNASYGINPALYDVVGRAYRAGLRYSF
- a CDS encoding vWA domain-containing protein is translated as MSHITGIVQVLGAPAAIGPDTGAPPTSPGVWELAFAHTPAPGGTKLVMLHFQNVSLPGSNRLEVDLGYDTDVFTAADGAAFWTRPVNVNAFGGGTIPVRYVEVGGAGGSAEIDRYGRGERHDGGPGHPSFSNSDPFLPDPVYTEPTYDPFWFCSPPPNWENVRCIPAADLRAQVARSVGMIVSIHPPDTYSPVEYVSTCTVTLVDADKVISAGHCHAPAEALTSSVTFDYETDCAGNRLAGYNAMFHKVAAALQQRYDSGYDYSLLQLKTAPPGIAPIQLRHDLPDVGEQVFGIHHPNGAVKKISLPHASFATVTARNAMGVRVPTTFHVSGGSSGSGLFDAAGRIVGVLSNGAPCAGSQLLYFPTATILTEIAPAPPPPVTRDVVLVIDRSGSMDEPDGTGRRKIDAAKDAVSLFVQLVQADTGNRVGLVSFSSTAGAPTFAIAAVTGANKNTLIGGPPYAGGVVGSLTPGGATSIGGGLDAARGQFPMPGANPRAILLLTDGLQNRAPSIESVEPALEGIAVHAIGLGSDSNLDSMLLSTLAGAHGGLYTRASGGLALLKFFSQAFGNIFEAGVLLDPERDLPANQDAPPLSLRVCGEERLTAVVGWDRMDASLLVRLRTPAGNVVPMGAPGVESSMGRNWVYLRVPLPQGAERDGVWQVEVLRPGGSEFPPPAPALRYFVSVIPAGGPRLLREPEEYERNRAYTGDDLSPLLRLRQANGDWPHHVAMTLTVSRPDAGIGNLLSEHGLGPEQVVNGDVLPARQATLQAIEANGPAIRYIDEQFILKEDAANTRGAFEAAGSLGIALPDYLRMEGNYTFHARATYGECDGMRELVWTMHVDVGIDGGRTLVSTEPLGADADGRDCLRLTFTPRDRYGNRFGPGRAADMTVAPRTGTVLTSPVTDLGNGSYRVDLCWDLAAGEPPGITIGQPGRPPVVVGPAERRLYVYSVTFVCGEQRDNCCGCTPVRPGSYGTEINIHNVGNTAAPVLKRIIPLVFAGAVIGREPQVATVKTAAVITLPPHAATMDDCCRLQEMLLGAAVDTVALTTGVLEIISTVELAVTAVYTREDGAIDVRAIAPRRL
- a CDS encoding histidine kinase, coding for MRYLFISHDAMTDSAIAAPAATPRPFPWRRLALDAAALAVLIVICALIITYAFGNGSQFLRNLAISACIGSIAFSIIDGVRLWVWRDERRPHWLAFAALVGVGVVAGQVLGARLAGLLLGMELRELHTLGTTRTSGMLLFTLLTTGGASLYYTSRDRLIRAQAAAAQEKARAEAIERQALQAQLQLLQAQIEPHMLFNTLANLQGLIALDPARAQRMLDQLIQFLRGTLSSSRAETTTLAQEFALQEAYLGLMAVRMGERLTYSFDLPEALRGQRIPPMLLQPLVENAIAHGLEPTIAGGHVTVAARRDGDRLVLSVTDDGRGPDAGPGKEGTNVGLANTRERVKALFGARADVTLAANPGGGAIASIVLPIDQP
- a CDS encoding LytTR family DNA-binding domain-containing protein, whose translation is MNDKTTALIAEDEPILAATLAATLGRLWPELAIVASVGHGQAALERALALQPDVLFLDIKMPGKTGLEAAEELAEQWPGSKPFPQVVFVTAYDDYAVQAFDNAAADYVLKPVSDERLARTVRRLKERLGTRPAGGGMDALLEQLRALVPATAPAARPERLSLIRAAVGNQVRMIPIGDVLYFEALDKYVNVVTCDGEALIRTSLKELLAQLDETCFWQVHRGTIVNSAAVLAAQRDELGKLTLQLRGRPEKVRVSPLYAHLFRQM
- a CDS encoding FxDxF family PEP-CTERM protein, whose protein sequence is MKLRSAVSAVALALVSVCSAQAAVYTYTGNITERDDINSAPTHVVAHFEFDFENSPGAAYDTYTFKSWDVSYGGIKLSSAAGNGLLNQFTFDAERNVTGWFFNASDSLDYTQYTQNIQSLSENFIFFAPNEAHDIILDTTGNAWVYSNQGTWSIAPSVPEPATYLMLGLGLAAVGFASRRRLG